TGGTAGAAGGCGACTTTCAGTTTCTTTCGCTCTTGCGAGGGCGTGGTCGAGGGCGCGCTGGGGGATGTTTCAGCGCTGCTGTTCAGAAAAGGaggggtggtggtggttgaGTAGCTTCGCTGCAAGCTTTGTTCGTTTCCCACCTCGATGCTAGATGGGCTTATCGTGTGGATAGTGCGCGGCAAAGAAGGTGCAGGCCGGGGCCAGAGAAACGTCGGACTCAAATCCGCACACGCATCACCTCCTTGCTTCTCCTCGCTTCGACTCTCCTCACGCTCGCCATCTGCCAGTGATGGCGTTGCGGTCCGCAGGAACGTGTACTCTGCCCAATTCGGCGTCGCGGGCGAGGAAGGCGCTCTGCTCAGTAGAAACGTCGGCGATGTGGGCGAGATGGCGCGGTCGAAGATTGATAGGGGTGATGCGGGAAGTAATGGGGAGGCCAGGGTGATCAGGGCCGTTTCATTCCAGTGTGGCACCGGGGGTGAGAGGAACGGGTTGTGTGGGGATTGTGGGGAGGTGGGCGAGATGGGTGAACGAGGTGGTGCTGGGAGGTATGGTGAGACTGTGGGGAGCAGGAGACTTCTTGGTCCCGGTGGTCCTGCTGAACGATCCAGATGTGGTGGTCGAGTTGGATCGTTGGGCTGCGAGTAGCAAGATGACAGTGCGGGCGTAGACGAGATAGGCGAAGTCGTTACTGCTGAGCACGTCGGCAAAGGCGAAGGCGTCTCAGGAATCCAGAAAGAAAGCGGTGGCACCGGAGGGGCATCGTAGTCGGCAGGCAAAGGATACGTAGCCCGTCGAGGCGTGGGCGGTCGACACAGACGCCAGAGCGCCGTCGTCGGGATAGGAATGAAGAGAGACATGGCTCTTGGACGAGCTGGCGGCATATTCAGTCTTCACGTCTCAATGAACCGTTGCTCAGTATTGAGATATCCGAACAGAAGACGGCCATTGTTGTGCTTTTCTGCCCGCTCGCTCCGCCAAGTTTTGTACATCTACATCAGTGCGTCTCGACGCACCGTCGATAAGCGTCAGAAGAGCAAACAGCCCAGGCTAGAACTTCTGCAGCAAACCGCCTTCTGAACGACACGCGAATCATTGACATTGCAACGCAACACGTGGAAGTACATCTATCTACCTTCAGTGGTCGATGAGTCGGTCTTAGGTGCAACCTTCCTAACACGAACAATGCGTTGTCTTGAACATCAACTTGATTCGGAGCTATGTGGGCTGGTGGCCAAGACACGGGAACGTGCGTTGGTCAGTGTGGTGGTCTCATGGCATACACGTGGATGCCATGTGGAGGGTCGTGCTAGTAGCTGGGGCGGGGCTGTATCAATATGAGACAAGGGAGACGAAGTATCAGGATGACGCCCGTGCGTGTAGACGGAAATAGAGCTCATGAGTAGGGTTCAAATCGAGTGTTGTTCATTATTATCGATCATTAAGTATTTAAAATTGATGGATGGGATCCAAAAATCCCATGTGGTCATGGGTTGTGGGTATCAAGGTTCTCGGTATCCATACAAACTCATGCGTCGGTAACGTTGTGGATCTGGCCACCAGCGACTTCGACCTTGGCGCGCTTGAGTGACGCTTTACGCGGGTTGGGCGCCTCGAAGATGCCCTTCAGCTCTTCGAGCGTCTTGCCTGCTGTTTCAACGAAGAACAGGTAGATGAAAGCAATCTCAACGCAGATCCAGCCAATGTACACAAGGTACAACTTCCACCCAATCTTCTCCATTCCAACCGAGATACCGTATGTGTTGACGACCATGGCAATGTTCAGGAAGAGAAAGTTGGCTCCACTGCCCTTCGCCCTGGTCCTGTTTTCCAAAACCTCCACGGCGTACAAGGTCTGGAGCGGTGTCCAACCCCATGCAAAGATGATGCCGAAGCAGTAGATCGAGACAATTACGCCGTAAGCAAGATCGTTACTAGGCTTTGCGGTGGCAGTGAAAGCAGTCAACAAGACGTAGAAGAAAAGGCCACCACCCAGACCACCGAGCAGCATTTTGCGACGACCAAGTTTGTCGAGGAGGGTAGCTCCGTAGATGGCACCAAGCATGCTGAAGATTGGGTTGATTGCGTTGATAAGGAGCTGTTTGTCGGGGTCGGTGATACCTGCGTTCTTGACCATGGCAGGCATGAAGTAGGATACCACGTTGTTACCAGACCATTGACCAAAGAAGGCCATTGCAATGACCATCATCATGCGGTAGCGGGCTGCCTTTGTGTTGTACAGCTCGCGGAAGTCCCACCATGGGTTGTCATTGCGTGTGACTGAGAAGTCTTGGGTGATTTCATGTAATTGAAGTTGGACAAGAGGATGATTGGCGTCACCATCACCGTGGTACTTGGCCATAATCGCAATTGCGTCTTCGCGTCGGTCCTTGGCAAGCAACCTAATTCATGGGTCAGTTCTCAATTCGTAGTCACAAAAGCATGATTGAAGCGTACCAACGAGGTGTTTCCGGGAAGAACATGATGCAACACATGACAAGGCCCGGAATGAAGCACTGAACGACAGTAGGGAGTCTCCATGCCCATGAGTTGGCGAAGTTCTTGTTGGTTCCGTAGGTCGTCCAGCCCGCGAGGATGTTGCCGAGCCACCAGAAGTTGTTGTACATACCAGCCATGGTTCCTCGGTACGCAGGGTGGGCCAGCTCGACAGTGTAGGCAGGTCCCGCAGCAGATGCGATCGATGCACCGAATCCAAGTAGGAAACGGCCGCCGATAAACTGTTCCATGCTGTTTGCAGAGGCCTGAACAGCAGTGCCGACAAGGACAAGCGCGCAGCCAACAAAGATGCAAATGCGTCGACCGTATCCATCAGCGAGGAAGCCGCAGAAGGGGAAAGCTGCAATCTGTCCCAAGTTGTAGATGATGAAGATGATGCCAGTGCTAGATCCCTCGCCAGACAAACCAAACGTGCTCTGATAGGGCTTCATGGCGTTGATGGCTCCCATGAGGGATGAGTCGAATCCGTTCATTGTCGAGACCAGGTATCCAATACCCATGATCATATACAATTGAATCATGCTTTTCGACCATAGCTTAGGTTTTGAGGCCTCCATGGCAGCAGCTTTGCCCAAGTTAGTATCGACTCCTGGCAAACCGGCGCGAGTGACACACCTAGAGCTACTGATGCCACGGTTTTCTCCTGAACGTCACCATCTTTGCGCAAGTCGTCGTCCACGGCGCTTAGTTGGTGGGTAACGGCACCCATGTTCTCTTTGTTGTCCGCCATCTTGAGACTGAAGCACGATATTCTGCTGTCGAACCTAGGTATGCGTAGCGGTTGAGTGCGATCGACAACGACCCATACAACCCGGGGTAGCGGCTCACTTTATAGACTTGGTCAAAGGACAGGCTTCTCCGCAAAACGGGGAGTTCTAGAGCTGCATAAAACCTGCACCGAGGCAGCTGCCCTGTTTCGACATGCTCCGATGCCCGCTTCTCCCCCATCAAAGTACGGCGGTTACTGCCACCCAGTACTGCCAAGTGAGCTTGCACGATCGTATCGAAGTCAGCAAATTCAAACGCGCTTTAGTATGGACGCAGGGCGCCAGAACGGCGGATGAAGAGCTTCGAAAGGGATAGGCAGCGGCTACGACTCCCAGAACGTCGCAGTCATTACGAGATGGCTATGGAAGCATAGTCAAACATGATTCGCAAGCGCACAGCGTTGGTCGCTCTACGATTCGTGGCAATGACCCTTGACGACGTCGGTTGCGCTAAAAAATCGTGGAGACGACTTTGTGGAGTGATCCGGAGAAAATGCGGGTCCAGCTGCGGAAAACGTGATGGAAAAGTATTGGCGCTAAGAGGGAAGAAGTGAAGGCCCAACAGCATTACACTGAGACTAGGCCAGAAGTAGTAGTTACACCGCCGATCTTGGTTGGACCCCGCCCAGTCCAACACTAACGCGATTCGAGCAGACTTCAACACGCAACGCTCCGTTGCAACCTGTCAGCTATTGCCAGGCCACTTCATCTGCATCACATGAGGAGCAAACCACCGTCTTGGCTTCGAGATGCACCCGCGGACGGCTTGCCCAATCCGTGCAGGCCACGCTCTGCGGGACACAGTCCTCCGTGTATTGTGGAGCAACATGGCTTTTTATCAATTGAGCCGATGCTCTCGCTGGAGTTTCTGTTCCCAACACCTTCATCATGGCTTCAGGCGCGCATCCATCAGGCCTCCCAGATTGGAACAACCTTGATGTTCTGCACAAAGGCACACTTCCAGTCCGCGCCTATTTCCACAACTACGCATCTGAAGCCGACGCGTTGACTTACGATGTTGTAAAGTCCAAGACGCACAGCCTCTCCGGGACATGGAAATTCGAGCATGCTTATTCTCCCTTCGAGGCTCCTGAAGGCTTCGAGGCAACGTCGTACGATACATCCAAATGGAGCGATATTGCTGTACCTGGCATGTGGCAGCTGCAAGGATTTGGAAAGGGCCCGCAATACACGAATGTCCAGTACCACATCCCAGTCGACCCTCCCAACGTCCCTTTCACGGAGAACGAGACTGGCTCGTACGTGAGGAAGTTCAGCGTGCCAGAAGATCTCAAGAACGGCCAGATTCGCCTCAGATTCGAAGGTGTTGACTCTGCATTCCATGTCTGGGTTAATGGAAAAGAGATTGGCTATTCTCAGGGAAGCAGGAACCCTGATGAGTTTGACATTACATCGGTAGTTGACTTGAACGGCGAGAACACTCTTGCAGTTCGAGTGTACCAGCATTGTGATGGCACGTACATCGAAGACCAAGACCAGTGGTGGCTCTCTGGAATGTGAGTGAATTCGACCCTTCCAACTCCACGGTCTAACTCTCCAGATTCCGAGACGTGTTCTTAGTCGGGTTCTCTAACAACTCCCGCATCGAGAATGTATTCGCTCAGACCATCTTGGACTCCTCGTACGTCAACGCCGAGCTCAAGGTCAAGGTTAGCGCCACTGGCTCTGGTACGATTTCCATCAAGCTCCTGGACGCGGAGAAGCGTGTTGTGGCTTCGAAAGAGGCGGATGCAATCACGGGCTCTACAACAGATTTCAGCATCCCTGTTGAGGATCCCTTGAAGTGGACTGCCGAATCGCCCAACTTGTACCATTTGATCGTCTCGCTCGACTCGGCACAATACGTCGCGCATCGTATTGGTTTCAGGCAAGTCGAGATGAAGGATGGACTGATTAAGGTCAACGGCCAGAGGATTGTGTTCCGCGGTGTCAATCGCCACGAACACCATCCCAAGTTTGGACGGACGATCCCGCTCGATTTCCTCAAGCGCGACCTCCTGACGATGAAGCAACACAACGTGAACGCTATTCGGACGTCACATCAGCTGAACGACCCAAGACTGTACGCATTGGCAGACGAAATGGGATTCTGGGTCATGGATGAAGCAGATCTGGAATGCCACGGATTTGAGTGCATCGCCGATGCTGCGCTTGACTCGAAAGAGCGAGCACTTCCCTTCCGCGAGCGCCAGCTTCTGACCAGATCTAAGGCGGCTGAGTGGACCACGAACAATCCAGACTGGACCCATGCGTATGTTGATCGTGCTGAGCACTTGGTGAAGAGAGACCAGCTACACCCCTCTATCATCGTATGGAGCTTGGGCAATGAAGCCTTCTTCGGTCGAAACTTCAAGGCCATGTACGAGCACATTAAGGCATATGATGACAGCAGGCCTATCCACTATGAGGCTGACATCTTCGCCGAGACCATGGACATGTACTCCAGGATGTACCCGCCAGTCGATGAGATTGTCAAGTTTGCCGAAGATAAGAGCAAGACTAAGCCTCTCGTGTTGTGCGAGTTCATTCACGCAATGGGTAACGGGCCCGGCAATATCAAGGAGTACATTGACGCCTTCTACAAGTACCCCACACTGCAGGGCGGTTTTGCTTGGGAGTGGGCAAACCACGGTCTCCTCACCAAAGACAAGCAGACATCGGAAGAGTTCTACGCCTATGGTGGTGACTTTGACGAGGAAGTCCACGATGGTACCTTCGTTATGGACGGGCTGGTCAACTCGGATCACAGCCCTAACGCTGGCTTGGTGGAGTACAAGAAAGCAATTGAGCCTGTGCAGCTACTCGAGTCCGACGGAAAGAAAGCCAAGTTCATCAACCGATATGACTTTGTGACGCTGGATCACCTGACGCTGCAGTACTCTACCGTATCCGAGTCTGGCGCGGACGCTCAGAATGGGTTGATCAAGATTCCATCTGGAGTTGCAGCAGGCCAATCGTTTGAGATTGATTTGCCAGAGGTTGGTGATTCTGGAAGCGAGGTTCTATTGAGCCTTTCGTTCCAGCTGAAGAACGGAACGCCCTGGCTGGAGAAAGGCTTCGAGATCGCCACTGCACAAGTGCCTGTCGTGCCGTCTCTTTCGCTGAAAACGCTGTCGACCTCAGACAATAAGCTCACCGTCGACACCACCTCGCGAAACGCTCTCAAGATCACCAGTGGCAAGTCGACATGGATCTTCAACACCCTACACGGCACTCTCACAACTTGGAGCCGGGACTCGACCAACATCATCACCAAAGCGCCAGAGCTCGACATTTTCCGGGCGCCCACCGACAACGACATCCCGCAAGACGGCTGGGACTGGGACGACAAGAAAGTCCACCTTGCGAAGCCGTTTGTGCGCAAAGTCGAATGGTCGCAGCCCAGCAGCACAGAGCTGCAAGTAACCGTGCACCAGCGAATCGCACCTCCCGTCTTGTCCTGGTCCATCAACAGCATCCTACTGTACACATTCCGCGCCGACGGCTCGCTGTCCATCCGCGCCAACGGCATACCGCAGGGTGAGAACCTGCCGCGCACACTCCCGCGCATCGGGCTCGTCACAGAGCTATCCCCCCAGTTCCAGCACGTCGAGTGGTTCGGCCGCGGTAGAGGCGAGTCGTACCGCGACAGCAAGCTCTCGCAGCCCGTGGGCAGGTACAGCGTGCCGAGCATCGACGAGCTGTGGGTCGACTACGAAGTCCCGCAGGAGAGCGCGAACCGCACCGACACGCGGTGGGTGCGTATCAGCGACGGCACGACGGCGCTGCTGGCGCAGTTCGTCGACGTCAAGAACGGTAGTCAGAACCGGACGACGTTTGATTTCCAGGCCGCGCACTACCGCATGCGCGACGTTGCTGCGGCGAAGCATCCGCACGAGCTGAGGAGGAAGAAGACGCAGCAGGTCGTGCTGAGGCTCGATGCCCAGCACCATGGCCTAGGCAGCGGGAGCTGTGGACCGCGGACGCTGGACGAGTATGCGCTGCTAACGGGGCCGTTTGAGTTTGAGATACTGCTGCAGGTCGAGTAGCGTGATAGAGAAAGGCGGTGGATCTAAGAGGGTGGCACATTAGCTATTCAATGACCATGATGGCATGAAACTCATGACAAGGCCTCAACGCCAACTTCATCTAGCTAAAATACGTCTAATTCGCTATCCACCCTATCCCCTATCCCACGCCTCACGATCCCCCAATCCCCCCAACCCTCACATACACACTCTTCACCTCGAGGTAATGCTCCATACTCTCCAACAAGCTCTCCCTCCCCGTCCCACTGCCCTTCCACCCACCAAACGGCAAATCCCAGCAGTTCGTCGGACTGGTGCAGTTGACGCCCAGCATGCCACTCTCGAGCTTCTTGGCCACGCGCAGCGCCCGTTCCAGGTCGCGTGTGTACAGCGACGCGTACAGGCCGAACTCGGTGTCGTTTGCTTTGGCGAGGGCGTCGGCTTCGGTGGCGAAGGTGTTTATGACGACGACGGGGCCGAAGATTTCTTCTTTTGTGAGGCGCGACGTCTCGGGCACGTCGGTGAAGATTACGGGGTGGATGTGGTGGGGGGACGTGCCGGTGTTGTTGGGCGCGCTGGGGCTGGTGTCGATGGTCGTGCCGGCGTCTTCTTTGCCCAGCGCGATGTACTTCTGCACGGCTTCGAACTGGGTTCTGTCGGCTTGCGGACCGTGGTTTGTGGCAGGGCTCGTTGGGTCGCCTAGTTTCCGCGCGCTGGCTATGCGTGTGAATGCCTTGATGAACTCGTCTTTGACGCTGTCCTGCACGTAGATTCTGCTACTGGCGAAGCAGGCCTGGCCAGAGTTGGAGTTGATGCTGAGTTCCAGCTCTTTCGCTGCCTGGTCGATGTCTGCGTCTTCGAAGACCAGGGATGGCGACTTGCCGCCGAGCTCGAAGACGACTTTCTTAAGATTCGACTTTGCGGCCGCAATGGCAATAGCGCGACCTGTGCGGGTCGAGCCGGTGAAAGATAAAGCGCGCACTCTCATATGTTCAGCCAGAGCTTGCCCTGAGGTCTGTCCGTGGCCCGAGAGCACATTTACGACACCAGGAGGGAACCCGCACTTCTCGATCCACTGCGATACTTTCCAAGACTGCAATCATGTCAATCAATACCTCCAAGACGAGTGATCATGAAACCCACTGTCAACGGTGCCTTCTCGCTGCTCTTCACCACAACGCAATTCCCAGCTGCCAGCGCAGGCGCGACTTTTTTCGAGAAGAATATCAACGGCGCGTTCCACGGGATGATGACCGCAACGACACCAAATGGTTGGTGCAGGCTCATGTTCAAAAACCCCGGCGTGTTTAAGCTGGTGCGACCTTGCGGATACGCAGCCTCGGCGAAGTAGTTGTACTGCGTCACGGCATAGTTGACATCGACAGCGTGCGTGCTGATCGGTTTGCCCATGGAGATGGCATCGAGTTGAGCGAGTTCATCCTTTTCTGATACGTGCAGTTGTGCTAGTTTCTTGAGCGGTGCGCCACGCTCTGCTGGAGAGAGGGCACTCCATGCGGGAAACGCGGCTTGGGCAGCGTCGACGGCGGCGTTGACATCGTCGAGGGTTGCTTCTGCGACTGCATGTTCTGTTAATACTTTGTACGTTGAAGTAAGTACTGCAGAACGAAACTCACCCTTCGCAACAAGCTCCCCAGTATGTGGAGAGAGGAGCTCGAACGAGCCATTATCGCTTGCTGGAACCAGTTTATTGTTGATGAGCAGCTGTGTCTCAACTACATCTGTCATGTTTGCGTGGGCAGGACTGTAATCGCCCTGGGTGGAGCAGTGGTGAAGTACATATTGCACTGCGCGGTGACGTCAACAGGAGTTTGCACAGGGCTGAATCGCTAAGTCCGCGAACCGAAGTGCGATCACGTCCGCCAAATCCGCTCTGCACACTGAGCACCGTAGTACGCACCAGACCGACCCAACAAACCCAACAAACATCCGAGAGTACAAGCACATTCCCAAATTAATCCTGCAGCCCCACACACCCCTCCAGACCCCCAAAGCCCCGAGACACATGATGAGCAGCATCTCCCCTCAGCGGGAGAACTCGGCGGAATCAGAGTCATTGGAGTCATTGGAGTCGATGGGAGTGACTTGCAGTAGTCCACCCGAGTCAAGCGATTCGACAACCCCTCGAGCGTAGGTACTCTAGATCCACCCACAACAAGGGATCTACCGACCAATCCGCATCCTCCAACCCCCAACATGCACCGGCCCCGTATCATTCTCCACCGATGCACCGCACATCTCTGTCTGCGCAATTGCGTGTCTACAGTGGCGTTGCAACCGTCCCAACTAGCAGAAGTTGTGCAGATGCTGGGTTCTAGGCAGATGGATGGCGGAATGGTGGATTGTGTGGGGTAGTCGAGATGAATCTTGGTTACGGATTGTGGTACTGTTAGTGCTACTATTACCACCTCTCTCTCTACCACAAGACTAGATGCTAGCAAGTACACGTACATCTTCAGTGCATAGACACTATACTGCTTCCGAGCTATAGTGCGTTTATTTTTTACGCCTTTCAATAAGTATTTTAGTTGTTAGTAAGCGGATTTAGGTTGGGTTGCTCTAGCGGGGAAAGGAAGACGCTAGGTGTAATGAGGTGTATGGTTTTGTAATCTTACAGAGAGTTTATGGAGACATGAAGACGGTGGGGAGGATAAAATGTGGGGAGTTGTTGTACATGTATTAGTTTCGCTTCCTGCACATCCATCCATCCGTAATCAATCCATCAATCCATCAATCCATCAATCCATCAATCCATCAATCCATCAATCCATCAATCCATCAATCCATCAATCCATCAATCCATCAATCCATCAATCCATCAATCCATCAATCCATCAATCCATCAATCCATCAATCAATTAATCTATATGACTCAACGCCATTGCACACGCAGTATACACGCAGAACCCATCCCAACAACCGCTACCCACCCCCAGATCGCGGGTCACCGGACGCCAACCATTTGACCCCGGCTAGGACCCCATCGCATTCGCTTGTGCAAAAGCGCTCTTCATCTTGCCTCCAGCCAGCACGTTGCATCACTGCTTCCCCCTCACAACCTGGGCGAGGTACCGCGGCTCGCGCTGCTCACGAGCACGATACACATCATCGGGCTGCTGCAGACCCTGCTGCACCATCACCTCCTCATTAGTGCCGCGATTGAGGACCGAAGAGAGCGGTTCCCCATTGCGCGATTTGCGCGAGTCGCGGAGTTCGCGGATTGCAATGGCCAAGGCGTAGAGTTCGAGCTGGTTGGGGTTGGGTTAGCAGCTGCGTGTAGCAGGTGTGTGAAGAGATGTGGCGAGGGGGTTGATACGGAGGAAGGGAGGATATAAGGGAGGGGAAGACACACTTGATGATAACGGCGAGTCCAACGACGACCCAGCTCAGATAGCATATCACGCCATCGCAGCGGGACAGGTTGGCCTGCATTACGCGGAAGGCGACGGCGCCCCAGAAGACGATCTCCGACAGCTGATGATAACATTTGCTTTGTAGCTGCGCCATCTACGCAGCTTGGAGACGTGCTCCGTGGCGAGCATGTACATGAGTAGGATGAGTGATTTGGCACCCTGGCGGTTGTTAGTATCTCGCTTTCGTGCAGAGCCGGCGAAGCCCATACCATGCCTAGGGCGATCGTGCCGGCCCGTGTTCGTGGCTGGTTTTTCATGAACACTCGTGGTACTGAGAGAccgatgacgatgatgacCAGGATGCCGGTGAGGATGTGGATGCGCAGCTTGAATCGGCTATGGAACATGAACTTGTCGAGGATGTCGAGAATGGCCATGTTAGTGATCGATTAGTTTGTCGATTCGGTTCTTGGTGTCGATAAAATCGCAGAGACAGGCTTTTTGTGATTCTTGTCGGTGTGCCGTAAGAGCGGTGATAATCATATTCTGGGGACCACCGCCCAAGTATATAACATCGCATATGGAGTTTGGCGTTGAAGCAACACCGCACAGCACCGTCGACTCCGCCGCATTTGTTTAGTGGTTTGGTGTTGCAGATACAAAATAtcgagtgcgagtgcgagtgcgagcGCGAGAGCGATCCCTAGGACCGAGAGCGACAATAGCAGTCGGCCCGAACCACATCAAATCAGCCCTACCACACTTGTCACTGTGTTTCAATTGGCCATGACTGATGTCAAGCTTTTGTAGATCTGGGATGAACCTCATCTGTAGAGGCTTCTGGTATGGAGAATCCCGTCTGATCGCTGGGGCTCCGCTACATCCGTCAGATCGTTCTGTTCCTGGTAGCTGATCATTCATTTTGGATATTCGCGGGTGCAGTGCCGGTTCCATGTGCTCTTAGCGTCACTCAGAGCGCCATTCGGGTTTACTTTGACCAAATGAGCTGACCTGGCTGGTTTCGTGCGTTAGGCTTGCGAGCCGAGAGGTTTTTTAGTTGTTTGTCCTGCATTGAGTTGATCGTATT
This window of the Ascochyta rabiei chromosome 14, complete sequence genome carries:
- a CDS encoding Aldehyde dehydrogenase (NAD(+)) gives rise to the protein MTDVVETQLLINNKLVPASDNGSFELLSPHTGELVAKVAEATLDDVNAAVDAAQAAFPAWSALSPAERGAPLKKLAQLHVSEKDELAQLDAISMGKPISTHAVDVNYAVTQYNYFAEAAYPQGRTSLNTPGFLNMSLHQPFGVVAVIIPWNAPLIFFSKKVAPALAAGNCVVVKSSEKAPLTSWKVSQWIEKCGFPPGVVNVLSGHGQTSGQALAEHMRVRALSFTGSTRTGRAIAIAAAKSNLKKVVFELGGKSPSLVFEDADIDQAAKELELSINSNSGQACFASSRIYVQDSVKDEFIKAFTRIASARKLGDPTSPATNHGPQADRTQFEAVQKYIALGKEDAGTTIDTSPSAPNNTGTSPHHIHPVIFTDVPETSRLTKEEIFGPVVVINTFATEADALAKANDTEFGLYASLYTRDLERALRVAKKLESGMLGVNCTSPTNCWDLPFGGWKGSGTGRESLLESMEHYLEVKSVYVRVGGIGGS
- a CDS encoding Beta-galactosidase produces the protein MASGAHPSGLPDWNNLDVLHKGTLPVRAYFHNYASEADALTYDVVKSKTHSLSGTWKFEHAYSPFEAPEGFEATSYDTSKWSDIAVPGMWQLQGFGKGPQYTNVQYHIPVDPPNVPFTENETGSYVRKFSVPEDLKNGQIRLRFEGVDSAFHVWVNGKEIGYSQGSRNPDEFDITSVVDLNGENTLAVRVYQHCDGTYIEDQDQWWLSGIFRDVFLVGFSNNSRIENVFAQTILDSSYVNAELKVKVSATGSGTISIKLLDAEKRVVASKEADAITGSTTDFSIPVEDPLKWTAESPNLYHLIVSLDSAQYVAHRIGFRQVEMKDGLIKVNGQRIVFRGVNRHEHHPKFGRTIPLDFLKRDLLTMKQHNVNAIRTSHQLNDPRLYALADEMGFWVMDEADLECHGFECIADAALDSKERALPFRERQLLTRSKAAEWTTNNPDWTHAYVDRAEHLVKRDQLHPSIIVWSLGNEAFFGRNFKAMYEHIKAYDDSRPIHYEADIFAETMDMYSRMYPPVDEIVKFAEDKSKTKPLVLCEFIHAMGNGPGNIKEYIDAFYKYPTLQGGFAWEWANHGLLTKDKQTSEEFYAYGGDFDEEVHDGTFVMDGLVNSDHSPNAGLVEYKKAIEPVQLLESDGKKAKFINRYDFVTLDHLTLQYSTVSESGADAQNGLIKIPSGVAAGQSFEIDLPEVGDSGSEVLLSLSFQLKNGTPWLEKGFEIATAQVPVVPSLSLKTLSTSDNKLTVDTTSRNALKITSGKSTWIFNTLHGTLTTWSRDSTNIITKAPELDIFRAPTDNDIPQDGWDWDDKKVHLAKPFVRKVEWSQPSSTELQVTVHQRIAPPVLSWSINSILLYTFRADGSLSIRANGIPQGENLPRTLPRIGLVTELSPQFQHVEWFGRGRGESYRDSKLSQPVGRYSVPSIDELWVDYEVPQESANRTDTRWVRISDGTTALLAQFVDVKNGSQNRTTFDFQAAHYRMRDVAAAKHPHELRRKKTQQVVLRLDAQHHGLGSGSCGPRTLDEYALLTGPFEFEILLQVE